One window of Inquilinus sp. KBS0705 genomic DNA carries:
- a CDS encoding GH3 auxin-responsive promoter family protein produces the protein MTIFNSVFTWFMKKRIHQIELFMKYPNEVQEEWFEQLVAGAENTEWGKQHHYKSIENLADFKERVPIQNYDTLKPYIERMLKGEQNVLWPSEIRWFAKSSGTTSDRSKFIPVSEESLEECHFKGGKDMLTLYFNNRPNARIFTGKSLTLGGSHQVGQLNADTFFGDLSAVIMKNLPLWAEFYRTPHLDIALLDNFEEKIEKMAYATKDVNVTSISGVPTWNILLFKRILEITGKNNLLEVWPNLELYFHGAVNFTPYRDQFKKLIPNEEMYYLETYNASEGFFGIQDQEEPGDLLLMLDYGIFYEFLPLEHLNDENPQTLTLDEVELNKNYALIISTNAGLWRYLIGDTIRFSSLSPYRIQITGRTKHFINAFGEELIIDNAERALAEACSQTGAIIRDYTAAPVYFKDNECGSHEWLIEFEKRPAEFERFVDLLDETLRRVNSDYDAKRFKDMALRRPIVHRVAEGTFFNWMKEKGKLGGQHKVPRLANNREYVDAILKMTELVS, from the coding sequence ATGACCATTTTTAACTCTGTATTTACCTGGTTCATGAAAAAGCGTATCCACCAGATAGAGCTTTTTATGAAATACCCCAACGAAGTACAGGAAGAGTGGTTTGAACAATTGGTTGCCGGTGCCGAAAATACCGAATGGGGTAAACAGCATCATTATAAAAGCATCGAAAATCTGGCCGATTTTAAGGAGCGGGTACCCATTCAAAACTACGATACGCTAAAGCCCTACATCGAGCGGATGCTTAAAGGCGAGCAAAATGTATTGTGGCCGTCAGAAATCCGCTGGTTTGCCAAATCATCGGGCACCACCAGCGATCGTAGTAAGTTTATCCCTGTAAGCGAAGAATCGTTAGAGGAATGCCACTTTAAAGGCGGCAAGGATATGCTTACCCTTTATTTTAACAACAGGCCAAACGCGCGCATATTTACCGGCAAAAGCTTAACCTTAGGTGGCAGCCACCAGGTTGGGCAACTAAATGCCGATACTTTTTTTGGCGATCTATCGGCCGTTATCATGAAGAACCTGCCCCTTTGGGCCGAGTTTTACCGCACCCCCCACCTGGATATTGCCCTGCTTGATAACTTTGAAGAGAAAATAGAGAAAATGGCCTATGCCACCAAAGATGTTAATGTAACCAGCATCAGCGGTGTGCCCACCTGGAATATACTGCTGTTTAAACGCATCCTCGAAATCACCGGCAAAAACAATTTGTTAGAAGTATGGCCAAATTTGGAGTTGTATTTTCATGGAGCGGTTAACTTTACGCCTTATCGCGATCAGTTTAAAAAGCTGATACCGAACGAGGAGATGTATTACCTGGAAACCTACAATGCATCCGAAGGATTTTTTGGTATACAGGACCAGGAAGAGCCCGGCGACCTATTGCTGATGCTGGATTACGGCATATTTTACGAGTTTTTGCCTTTAGAGCACCTTAATGACGAAAACCCGCAAACGTTAACCCTTGACGAGGTTGAACTGAACAAGAACTACGCGCTCATCATTAGCACCAATGCCGGTTTATGGCGATACCTGATTGGCGATACCATACGGTTTAGCTCGCTATCGCCCTATCGCATACAAATAACCGGCCGCACCAAGCACTTTATTAATGCCTTTGGCGAAGAGCTGATAATAGATAACGCCGAACGCGCGCTGGCCGAAGCCTGCTCGCAAACGGGTGCCATTATACGCGATTACACCGCCGCGCCGGTTTATTTTAAGGATAACGAGTGTGGATCGCACGAGTGGCTGATAGAGTTTGAAAAACGCCCCGCAGAGTTTGAACGCTTTGTAGATCTGCTTGACGAAACCCTTAGGCGCGTAAACTCTGATTACGACGCTAAGCGATTTAAAGACATGGCCCTGCGCCGCCCTATAGTTCACCGGGTTGCCGAAGGCACCTTTTTTAATTGGATGAAAGAAAAAGGCAAGCTTGGCGGCCAGCACAAAGTACCCCGCCTGGCCAACAACCGCGAATACGTAGATGCCATCTTAAAAATGACCGAACTGGTCAGTTAG
- the lptB gene encoding LPS export ABC transporter ATP-binding protein produces MILRAENLVKKYKQRTVVNDVTFNVEQGEIVGLLGPNGAGKTTSFYMIVGLIKPNEGRIFLDDEDITDNPMYRRAQKGIGYLAQEASVFRKLSVEDNIKAVLEMGKMSKEKQRDKLEELIDEFSLHKVRQNRGDLLSGGERRRTEIARALAAEPNFILLDEPFAGVDPIAVEEIQAMVAKLRHRNIGILITDHNVQETLSITDRAYLLFEGKILESGVPEVLAANEMVRKVYLGANFVLKRKTFAQ; encoded by the coding sequence TATAAGCAGCGCACCGTTGTTAACGATGTTACCTTTAACGTGGAGCAAGGCGAAATTGTGGGTTTGCTTGGGCCAAACGGCGCCGGTAAAACTACATCCTTTTACATGATAGTGGGTTTGATAAAACCCAACGAGGGCCGCATATTTTTAGATGACGAAGATATAACCGATAACCCCATGTATCGCCGCGCGCAAAAAGGCATTGGCTACCTGGCACAGGAAGCATCGGTGTTTCGTAAGCTTTCGGTAGAGGATAATATTAAGGCCGTGCTGGAGATGGGTAAAATGAGTAAGGAAAAACAGCGCGACAAGTTGGAAGAACTGATAGACGAGTTTAGTTTACATAAGGTACGCCAAAACCGTGGCGATCTGCTATCGGGTGGTGAGCGCCGCCGTACCGAAATTGCCCGCGCCCTTGCTGCCGAACCTAACTTTATATTGCTGGATGAGCCCTTTGCCGGGGTTGACCCTATTGCCGTTGAGGAGATACAGGCTATGGTTGCCAAATTAAGGCACCGCAACATCGGCATTTTAATAACCGACCACAACGTACAGGAAACCCTGTCTATTACCGACCGCGCTTATTTGTTGTTTGAAGGTAAGATATTAGAATCGGGCGTACCCGAGGTATTGGCCGCTAACGAGATGGTGCGAAAAGTTTACCTTGGCGCAAACTTTGTATTAAAAAGAAAAACATTCGCCCAATAA